The segment GTGTCTGCAAGCAATGTAGCTAGCCAGAGCCACCAGAGGCGCCGCCTTATTCGGATCAAACCCTAGAAGATGTTCCTCTGCTTCTCTGCTCAGTTTCTCCGCAAGTTCCCTAGCCTTTTCCAAACCAATCAACCTCGGATAAGTTAGTTTTCCCGCGATAACGTCTTTCCCGGCGCTCTTACCCAATTCCTCGGTAGATTTTGTCACGTCAAGAATATCATCAACCACTTGAAACAGCAGCCCAATACACCTCGCATACTTTCTAAACCTCTCCATCTCTTCCTCGGTTCCACCTCCCATTATAACTCCTAAAACAGCAGCTGCCTCCAACAATGCAGCCGTTTTGTGAAGGTGGATGAACTCTAGACGCTCCAATCCAGCGTCTTCAGGATTTATTCCCTCGCTGGATAGGTCAACCACTTGCCCAGCCACAAGCCCTTTTGTCCCTATGGCCTTTGCCAGCTCTATTACAGCGCGGACCGTTCTCTCCGGAGCTACCAAACCATTAGACACGATCGACATGTGCTCAAACGCCAAAGCAAGGAGTGCATCACCCGCCAGAACTGCCATGTCTTCTCCAAATACCTTGTTTGAGCAGAAAATGGTTCATTACTAGTTAGCAAACATTAGCATCAAGGAAGGATATATTAGAGACAAAGATCCCGCATCGAAATTGCAAAATAAATGAGTCCATTTACTTATCATCACCAATTTGATTTTAGTTTGGAAGTACATCTAACTTAACATGATGCAAGGTAGTGAGCATTTCTCTGAGCCTTCATATGATTTACAACACACCTTGTGGTTGGATGGCTTGCCTCTGCGGAGATCAGCATTGTCCATGCAGGGAAGGTCGTCATGAATAAGAGAGCTCGTGTGGATCATCTCCACCGCGCAAGCTGCCGACATGGCAGTAGCCTCGTCGCCACCCACAAGCTCGCAGGCAGCAAGGCAGAGCAGAGGCCTCACGCGTTTTCCACCAGCTAGCAATGAGTACCGCACCGCCTCTTGAATCGTGAGGGGTTTCAGAAGCGGTACGGAAGCGTCGAGAGCCGCGTTCACAGATTCGGCTTTACGGATCATATACGACTTGAAGTCAAAGGTGGAGCTGTGATCCTTGCCTTTCCCCTCCGGTGAAACCATGTCGCCACCTCGTGACGTGATAAGCAAAACGGTGCGTCTTTGGAGACTCTTGACAGAGGATATGGAGTTGTGTCTTCTTCCTCTGGATTGCATGAAGAGGGAGGTTGAGCTGAGATTAACAACAGCCATTGCTGATCCACTTTCTcctttacaaattttataattgtGTTTTTACCTATTGGGAGCATGTGAAGACCTTAATAGGTTTCTTGGAAATGGAAGCAATGAAGGTCTCTTTCTTCTTGCtattttaaattgaataacttgaaaacaaaataagataGCATATGATTATTCAATTATGGGATGCGGAAGTCACGAtctatatacacatatatattgtaagAAGTTCTAATAATAAACTGAATAACTGAATGCGTCAATCAGTATTTAGTTATTGCAGGAAATTCTAAAACGAAAAATTGAATTCAGGTAGAGTAAGTAAAACACAGAGAACCAGGTACCTAACAGTTcatagttgatttttttttctttcttcctaGGAGAACGTACGCTTCCTTGGGGGGAATTGCAGCCACGAAACAAAGCTAAGCTCTTGGACCTTGGATTGCGGGAGAAGGCAATGTAATAAGATAACATCCAGACAGGAAGCTGATACATGAAAAAGACTCGGATAACATAAGCTGTAATGGTCACAAATCATAAGCCATGTTTGATTTTCACAATTCCTGCAGCCCTTTCCTTAGATCAATGCAAAGCCAAAGCAGATGTTGTGCGAAACACACACTACTGAAAGTTTGGGAGCTTTGGTCATGCTCATGCTCCCCAACTCTAGAGGCATGGATGAAAGAAACTCATAGATCTTCTTCCCACAAGCTTTAAACGTTGAGACAGAGCCAAGGTGTGCTGGAATTAACAACTGACATCTCCTCCCGTCTCTACTCTTCAGAAACAAAAACTAAACCCATCTTTGAAACAAACAACCATCAACCATAGACCCATAGCCTGAAAATATGGTAACTTAATACGGTAACAACAAATCTCTCTCACATTAGCCTGAAAATACCCAAAATAACCTCATTAACTTCATTGGATGTCTCACACACTACAACAATGTGCCCTGCCCGAAAGAAACTGTTTTTATCCTCCTCGGGAAGGTGGCATGGTTCCCTggggcatttcatcgaacaccttccTGGTGTTACTCAATCTTACAGCTTTTCGTGGCTTGTGATTTCCCAGTCGACGAGGGGATTTGCTTCTGTGTTAGGAAAATTGCGTGATTCGTAAGATTCAGACTTAGAGAGCTCagtgatgttaggagttttgaggctcctaagtcaaatgatagtaaaatggaagtaatatgtcgaaccagttctgagggatttcaagcactaagaatgcaagcacttacttaatctaaatgcaaccAATGATTTATAATGATTTCAGTAACAATGACTAACTAAGATGACAAGATAGAACTAAAACGCAGTAAATGAATGATTTGCTTAAATATGAAtaaagagaactcatgggtattgGAAAATGATTTCGGGTGATTAAGCATCAAACAAAGATGacaaatgatgaatcaaacaaatgaccttaagcctaaacacgatcctaaacaagctctatatctagatgaatgctcatttgctaacacatctcaaacatcaaatctctttggttgaatgatatgaaagcaatcaATAAGAACAGGTTTATTAGCTATCTTAACActcttaacaacaaatatctttggcaagatgcattaagagcctagcagagttgtctcagacatttcaacaaacaccattcgggtgggaaatgtctagagatcaACTTTCGAATGATCAGATCGAAAGAGGCTAtaagaacactctactagcaaggcttgagattgatctacactaaaaacaTCATTGATttagcctaatcaccctagtcttcctaacccatgaatttaGAAGagaactactcactaatcttcatgttaaaccttaaacccatactggatttcagattaaacatgtagatgaacacaggaaatcaataagaaatcaataacaatagaacaatgaatccaaaagatgaactttccaagagtattttgtggttttctcTTCACAAAAGATAATCCGCCCAAAAGTGGCTACAACCAgtcttaaacttaggtttttcagagtgcCAAAACGACATAAGTAATTGCAAATAAGTCcttgaattaaaaagaaatcgGAAATGGGAAACACGCAGCGACCTCCGCAGGTCGCTCTGACAAGTCGCTCTGGCCTTCggagcgacctcgggtggtcgctgCGAGAGGTCGCTCTGGAGTCGATTTCTTCGTCTTCGAGAcgtgtaaagccgagcgacttggagtggtcgctccagCTTTCTTCATGCtggtcgctccggctggagcgaggtcaCACAGCGACTTCTAAGGGTCGCTCCAGGCTCCTCTCGTCCATACATCCTCCTCTTCACAccttttgagctccaaatgcaTTCCAATGTCTCTATAAGCTCCATAAGATGCTCCAGTACCTGATAAggactcatgtatgcaaaatgcaacctaaacatgacTAGAATCTAacctatatgatgaaaatgcatggAAGGGAATAGGTGAAACAATGCaattatgcaagacatcaactcccccaaacttgttcttttacttgtccacaagtgaACTTTCTAGAACTCATTGAGAAAGAGGATGTGAAtgtgggagctcatagccaaaagaAACACACATAGGACTTGATTTTGCTCAAAGTCTAAAAATAGCACACTCTCTTATCGCACTCTAGTTTCTCAAGGCCTATCCATACTCCTATGCCTCTACACAAGTTACAATGCTCATCCATCAACAAGCTCTTtagaccaactctcacattcatttataCAACACAAAAAGGTGAATACTTGCAAATGGGGACttgatctcaatcatttggcttgGTAAGAGAGAAAATGGTCTAATGTGAAGCAAGAGGGGTTTCAAATGTATCTTTCATGGTTGCTAACTCTCAAGAAAAGGAGCAAGaacattatgcaaaatttatctaagaaaagGAGCAATTCATGCATACAATGACTTGTTCTTATCATCCTACCCTTTCCTAAATGATTACAAGTTCTACCCTTCTTCTTTCCATCATCCCAAAACCCAAATATACTACTTTCATCACTCACCCAATGAACACTCTTCTCTTTCTTACTTAACCAACTAGGAAATTtttcactaaactctctcttctcttttttttttctttcccccATTCCTTtcatgtttctttctttttttttttttttttaaggggATTCTATTTATACACTCTagagtttttctcttttttttttctttcctagtggttttcttttcttttcttactttttgGTTCATttctttcatctctctctcacatCCCAATCCCAAGATCAAGAACAAACTTACAAACCCAACAACCATCCTAAGTGCTAGCTCAAATGAGGTCCTAGTGCTAGCCAAAGATAAGAACAAACCATTGTCGCTCctaatactctcaagattttgcacatgacaagctttcacaaaaaggcctcactcaagcaaatcaatggTGGCTTCAATGAATGGTAAGGGTTAAAGGGTATGGGATTGCCATTTGGATTAACAAGAGGATAATGAATGgaataagataacccaaatgtgtatgagatccatgaaagagtatgcaagtgcccatatgcaagagagattaagttcattacattcaagttcagttggagttggtTTTCAAGAGCAATgtcaatatcaagcaagcaacacgtttcaagaagagttttcaaggctcgaaacaTACAAGGCTTTTACAAGAGGTGCATTATCAATTCAAGCGCGAGGTGGTGTTCTTTCCAAGGCATTTCAAATCATTGCTCCCGATGCAAGAgaaatgcaacctatatgctctaGACTCTCCTAAAAGGTGCAAGTGAATGCAGTCTAAATGctatgctcttttttttttttttttcttttttttttttttttttttttttttttatgaatatgaataagaatgcaatgcatgagactcttGGACATgaaagcaaacatgatcaaatacatggtacctcccccaaacttaattcacacagtctctgtgttcTTAAGTCGAAAGGGATACCGAAAAGAAATCTAAATGCAAGAAATATGGTATTTACAAGGGAAGAAGTGTGGGTTACCTTCTATGGGTGGTGAGTGGAGTCAGATGGGCCAGCGCCATCATCTGGTGGGAAGTGGGTGTAGTAGCCCCCAGCGGAACTGTAGTCTCCGTACCAGTGCTGACTCTGAACCTCCTCAACCTCTATGTCGTCATCTGAAGATGCCAAGGATGGAGATTTGTTTCCTGAGGATGAGGGTTCGATGGGAGGGTTCCTGTCTAGGCGCCGCTGCTGTCTCTCAGTGAGGGGAAAGCTGAGGGTAGCAGGATGAGGTGGACGCCGGGGCTGCGGGGCGTCCGGGAATTCGAAGTCTGCCCTGCTGCATCCTGCTATACCTCCCCTCGTCAGCACATCCGCCATCTTCTTCAAGATTTTGGATGTGAACTTGGCCTGCTGCTTCACCGTCTTGCTAAGCGACTTGCACTTGGTCTTTAGCTTCTCTATTGTTCTGTCCTGAGCCTTGTTCCATCGCTGCAGTCGACCTATGTGCTCATGAGCATCACGAAGAGCACCATGTGGAAGAACCCCTTTATAGGGTTGGAAGGAGTAGCGCGGCTGACCATAGACGGGTGGAGAAGCCGCCTTAGCAGGTCTCTTTGGCTCAGTCTCTCTCGACTCTCTAGGttgccaaggtcgacctaaTTCCACAACGGGATCGAGAGTCCCGTGTTCCCTAAAGAAGTCTGTCGGGGAAAGGTCAAAGCTGATGACTCCAGGGATGATCAAGCTCGTCAGGTCCATGTTTGGGAGGAGTACTTCAGCTTTCCTTCCCTCCAAGCCATAGTGGTAGACGTAGCTGCCCTGGTACATTCCACTGAAGTAGGTGGCTATCTTCAAGTAGGCTCCATCAATGAGCTTAGGACCAACTCCACCCTTTCTTAAGTTGATGTTCAGAGTCTGAAGGAGAGGTGTGATCATCCCTCCAATCCCTATCTTTGGGTCTTTATCCCCTGTGGTCCAAGCCCAATCTCTGTAGTGCTCAAGACGACTCACAAAGAATCCTACCATCCCAAACTTGGCGTAAATGTCTGTGCTGGGGAGTGGTAGCTGTCCCGGAGTAGTGTAGGGACTGATAGCAGGGCAGATAAGGCGGAGATCTTCCTCTGTGACGTTACCATGCTGCTTCCGTGGGTAGAAGAGGTGTACAAGCAGTCGGTGGAGGTAGCGCACTGTAGGGTGTCGGATGCGAGAGTTCTTGTCAGCGCCGGTCCTGTGGTTGATTCCAGTGATCAATTCCCACAGCTTCTTCGGAAGACCGTCGCACCTCGGAAGAGTAATCTCCTCTGCATCTTGGAAACCCATGATTGCCCCAATGTCTCTGAAGTTCATGTTGTAGACCCTTCCATCG is part of the Raphanus sativus cultivar WK10039 chromosome 5, ASM80110v3, whole genome shotgun sequence genome and harbors:
- the LOC108859850 gene encoding geranylgeranyl pyrophosphate synthase 9, chloroplastic-like; translation: MAVVNLSSTSLFMQSRGRRHNSISSVKSLQRRTVLLITSRGGDMVSPEGKGKDHSSTFDFKSYMIRKAESVNAALDASVPLLKPLTIQEAVRYSLLAGGKRVRPLLCLAACELVGGDEATAMSAACAVEMIHTSSLIHDDLPCMDNADLRRGKPSNHKVFGEDMAVLAGDALLALAFEHMSIVSNGLVAPERTVRAVIELAKAIGTKGLVAGQVVDLSSEGINPEDAGLERLEFIHLHKTAALLEAAAVLGVIMGGGTEEEMERFRKYARCIGLLFQVVDDILDVTKSTEELGKSAGKDVIAGKLTYPRLIGLEKARELAEKLSREAEEHLLGFDPNKAAPLVALASYIACRHN